From Sediminibacterium sp. TEGAF015, a single genomic window includes:
- a CDS encoding murein hydrolase activator EnvC family protein: protein MSKQIFSFIAVLLFSGFVAVAQNREELQKQKQSIERELAELNQLYRETQKSTKSSVKQLAIIKRKINAREALINGINREVKQLDETIYLNERDIYRLRKELDTLKVKYAKSIVFAYKNRSSYEYLNFLFSASNFNDALKRAAYLKSYRQNRETQANTIVKSEQLLQDKIGVLSANKKERLSTLEVQNKQLLDLEQDRKEQDQVVAQLKGKEKELNKQIRDKESQRQKVAVAINAVIRREIEEAKKREEAKRLKALEDARKLKAAQDAAAAQVAADKKNAAGKPASGNAAGNNAANMVAANGANNSGSANPPRPTLNDATTGVTSAAKDRTYSPLESTPEGMELSLNFENNRGRLPWPVSNGVVTVGFGTQNYAGTKLIQKSDGLEIAVPVGSPVRCVADGEVVYAGEVADENIVLVKHGKYFTGYKNLSAVAVSRDQKVKAGTVLGKSGTSIDGEGGILFMIMNDKSVAQNPAPWLRSK from the coding sequence ATGTCTAAACAAATCTTCTCTTTCATAGCAGTGCTGCTCTTTAGTGGCTTCGTAGCCGTAGCGCAAAACAGAGAAGAATTGCAGAAACAGAAACAGAGCATTGAACGCGAACTAGCCGAATTAAACCAGTTGTATCGCGAAACCCAGAAGAGCACCAAATCTTCGGTGAAGCAACTGGCCATCATCAAAAGAAAAATCAATGCACGGGAAGCCCTGATCAATGGCATCAACCGTGAAGTAAAGCAACTGGACGAAACCATTTATTTGAACGAGCGCGACATTTACCGTCTACGCAAAGAATTGGATACCCTGAAAGTGAAATACGCCAAGAGCATTGTATTCGCTTATAAAAACAGAAGTAGTTACGAATACCTGAACTTTTTGTTTTCTGCCAGCAATTTCAACGACGCATTGAAGCGTGCGGCTTATTTAAAAAGCTATCGCCAGAACCGCGAAACCCAGGCCAATACCATTGTGAAAAGCGAGCAATTGTTACAAGATAAAATTGGCGTATTGAGTGCCAACAAAAAAGAAAGGCTGAGCACACTGGAAGTACAGAATAAGCAATTGTTAGACCTAGAACAAGACCGAAAAGAACAAGACCAAGTTGTAGCTCAACTAAAAGGCAAAGAGAAAGAACTGAATAAACAAATTCGCGATAAAGAGAGTCAGCGTCAGAAAGTGGCCGTGGCCATTAATGCGGTGATTCGTCGTGAAATTGAAGAAGCGAAAAAAAGAGAAGAAGCCAAGCGTTTGAAAGCTTTGGAAGATGCGCGTAAATTAAAAGCGGCTCAGGATGCAGCAGCAGCGCAGGTTGCAGCCGATAAGAAAAACGCTGCGGGCAAACCCGCGAGTGGAAATGCTGCTGGTAACAATGCAGCCAATATGGTGGCAGCCAACGGCGCTAATAATAGCGGCAGTGCTAATCCCCCCAGACCTACCTTAAACGATGCTACTACGGGCGTTACATCAGCTGCAAAAGATCGTACCTATTCTCCTTTGGAATCTACGCCTGAGGGCATGGAGTTGTCGCTGAATTTTGAGAACAATCGTGGGCGTTTGCCTTGGCCGGTTAGCAATGGTGTGGTTACGGTGGGATTTGGAACGCAGAATTATGCGGGCACCAAGTTGATTCAAAAATCAGATGGATTGGAAATTGCTGTACCAGTAGGTTCTCCGGTTCGTTGCGTGGCCGATGGGGAAGTAGTGTATGCGGGTGAAGTAGCCGATGAAAATATTGTGTTGGTAAAACATGGTAAATATTTTACCGGATATAAAAATCTATCTGCTGTTGCCGTATCCCGTGACCAGAAAGTGAAAGCCGGAACCGTATTGGGTAAGTCGGGTACTTCCATTGATGGAGAAGGTGGCATCTTATTCATGATCATGAACGATAAGAGTGTTGCGCAGAATCCAGCGCCTTGGCTTCGTTCGAAATAG
- the hemA gene encoding glutamyl-tRNA reductase: MEKFLVAGVNYKKTILSIRSKFSISEQAIKEIYTQFKHEGRTNIIILSTCNRTEIYGYGISEGEIKNIFEKYTAADKVAIEKHLIVRNGREAIQHLCSVSAGLESQIIGDYEIAGQLRSSFKMANEAGMTTGLFQKILETSLQASKSVRTQTNISDGTTSTSYAVIQHLKKYSLNHLKICLIGWGKIGLATFRNIRQHLPDADLTIVNRSLNKLLTIDHAPCKLYSLNDMEQALSNVDVAIIATAAEGYLIRPSILLHSRVKIIFDLSVPSNISPDVRDLEHLEVYNVDDLSIEINKNLDRRSKEIPLAMQIINTYIDQLYAWQERKKSRTVCS, from the coding sequence ATGGAAAAATTTCTTGTAGCTGGCGTCAATTATAAAAAAACAATACTAAGTATTCGAAGTAAATTCTCTATTAGTGAGCAAGCTATAAAAGAAATTTATACGCAGTTTAAACATGAGGGGAGAACAAATATTATTATTCTTTCCACCTGTAATCGCACTGAAATTTATGGGTATGGTATAAGTGAAGGTGAAATCAAAAATATTTTTGAAAAGTATACTGCTGCAGATAAGGTGGCTATTGAAAAGCATCTTATTGTTAGAAATGGACGAGAAGCAATACAACATTTATGTAGCGTATCAGCTGGTTTAGAATCTCAGATTATTGGAGATTATGAAATTGCTGGTCAGCTTCGTTCCTCTTTTAAAATGGCCAATGAAGCGGGAATGACAACCGGCTTATTTCAGAAAATTCTTGAAACTTCTTTACAGGCAAGCAAATCTGTCAGAACGCAAACGAATATATCTGATGGAACAACCTCTACATCCTACGCTGTTATTCAGCATTTGAAAAAATACAGTCTTAACCATTTAAAAATATGCCTAATTGGCTGGGGTAAAATAGGGCTTGCCACTTTCCGCAATATACGTCAACACCTACCGGATGCCGACCTTACCATTGTAAATAGATCGCTAAATAAATTGTTGACTATTGACCATGCACCTTGTAAGTTATATTCTCTAAATGATATGGAGCAGGCGCTTAGTAACGTTGATGTGGCCATTATTGCTACTGCTGCAGAGGGTTATTTAATTAGGCCTTCTATTCTCTTGCACTCAAGGGTTAAAATAATTTTTGATCTTTCTGTTCCATCGAATATATCTCCTGATGTACGTGATTTGGAGCATTTGGAAGTTTACAATGTAGATGATTTATCTATCGAAATAAATAAAAATCTAGATAGAAGATCTAAGGAAATTCCACTTGCCATGCAAATCATCAACACATATATTGATCAGTTGTACGCATGGCAAGAAAGAAAAAAAAGCAGAACTGTTTGTTCATGA